GAAGCCAAAGCCTTTGTCGCCGTTAAAGAACTTTACGACGCCTTTGCCGGTGCCAACGACCTGCGCGGGCATGCGGTCTCCGCCGCCGCCGCGGAAACCACCGCCGCCGCCACCGCCGCCACCGAAGCGATCGCCACCGCCGCCGCCGCGATATCCGCCGCCGCCGCCGCCACGATTGCCGCCGCCGAAGCGATCACCGCCACCGCCGCCATAGCTGTCGCCGCCGCCAAAACCGCCTCCGCCGCCGCCGAACGGATCGAAGCTATCTTCACCGATATTGTCGCGCTTATCACGGCCCCGTCCACGACGCCCTTTATCATAACCCATAATCTAAAACGTACCTTCGTATTCGCCGCCCAATTTAGTATTCTGCTGGTGACACGAACGGCAGGTCCACCGGGCAATGAGGCTGCCAGAAAACGATCTGCACAGACTCGCAAGCAACAATCATAGCGCAGAACGCTCCTCTGCGCGACTTTTTTCACTTTCGCGCCCTATCTACGCTTCAAATGTGACATTTTCGCATAGCGAAATGGTTTCCGTGCTCTACATAACGTCTACATTCAGCCCCCATTTGGAGACCGTTGATGAGTGATTTTCGCCGCTTAAGCGACTCGGTATTGGCCAGTCCGCAGATCGGAACCGACGACATTGCTGAGGCCAAAAAACTTGGCGTTACGCTGATCATCAACAATCGCCCTGAAGGCGAGTCGCCTGACCAGACGGAAGGTGCGCGAATCGAACAGGCTGCGCGCGAGGCGGGTTTGGACTATTTCGCGATCCCGATTGGTCAGGCCGGATTTGGCAAGGCAGATATTGAAGCGATGTCTGGCGCATTCATGCAAGCAGGCGGTCAGGTCTTGGCGTATTGCCGGTCTGGCACACGCTCGACCTTCTTATGGTCGCTCGCGGAGGCCAGCCAAGGGGGCGATCCGGATGAGCTGACAGCAGCCGCGGCGCAAGCGGGTTATGATCTTTCTCCGATCCGCCCTATGCTGGAGGCGCTTGCTGGAGAGGCTAGTTAGATTTTATTGGTCAAGGAAAGTTTTGATGAAAAACCCCAGCGTCAGCCTTGCTTGCGTCATTGGTGTTCTGCCGATTTTCCCGCTTACCGTGGTCGCCAAGGACGGGCCTGGATATGGGCCCGGACATGGGCGCGATGACAGCCGCTACCTTTATGCAGTAACGTCCGAAACAGCCGCTCGCTGTGCGGTGCTGCAAAACGAATTCTCCGCTCGTCAGCGGGAGGCCAATCCGGAATGGTCGCGCCGTCATACGGCTATGTCGCTGACCTGGCAGCAATTGGTACGCGAGCTTGCACCCGATGATACGGCATTGATCGCCAAAGCAACTGCACGCGACCCGAAACTGACGGCGGAACTCGACAAACATGACGATCCGCTCATGCTACTGGCCGAGCGCTCACGGATTTGCGAAGTCACTGCGACGGTGAACAGCCTATCGTATAATGGCGCGACATTCGTGATCGAGGAACAGAACCCCGAAATCTTCGCCGATTTCGCCGCCAAAGCGAACCAATCCGGGCTCGAAGAGTTTCCCGAGCCGCCAACCAAATCAATCAAGTTCGGCGATTGGCTATTTGAAGCGAAAGGCAATTCGTGCAGCGCCACTCGAACAATGCGCGATGGCGCGGTGCTGACATTGGGGTTCACCAATTTCTTCGACGGGTCATTGAAATTTGAGTGGGACGGACTGCCCGAATTGGACGGACAATCTGAAGAAGGCGAAGAAGAGTACGAAGCCATGATGCGGCGGCACATGGCCGGATACGCTTCGGATAATGATTTCGGCCCGGTCATTGCCGAAGGCTTCACCTTCGCGACCTATCCCGGCACGGCCCTGTTCGTCGACGACAAGCTCATCGCACGCCCCTTCGGCGAAGGAATGAGCGACGGCCGGAAATATTACTTCGGCGCCTACACCCAGGCCAATTATTACAACATGATACCCACCGGCAAAGAGGTGGTTGTGAAAGTGCTTGGCGAAGAAACTCACCGCGTGCGGATCGACGATCCGGCCATGTGGAATGAAATGTCCAATTGCATGGCGCAATACCCTTACGGTTAGGGTTTTACACCCTCCGTATCCTATTTGCGATAATCAAGCGGCGGGTCGCGGTCGCCTAGAAGCGATTCGTAGACGTAATCTTCCCCGCGTGCTTCGACGAATTCTGCTTTCGCCTTCGTGCGCAATTCGGGATTAGTATAAAGCTCGATTGCCGCCAACGTCATCGCCTTGGCGGCGAATTGCGTTCCCTTTGTTCCATAGCTGTGCCCGCTCGCGGCAACCGCTTGCCAGCTATGCGCTGCTGTCCCCGGCACCCAAGCCGCAGCAGCCAAGCTCACCGTCGGCACGGCGCGCGACACATCGCCGACATCGGTCGATCCGTAACCGGTAATCACTTCATGCGGCTGGACCTCTTGAGCTTGAGAGAGGGCCGGAGCGCCCTCGCCAAAGCTTTCCTGAATCGTCTTGGCCCATGCCAGTTCTTCCGCAGAATATTCGATCGGATCGAGCTGGCGCAGTTTGTCCGTCATCATCAATTGCAGCGATTCTACCGGCAGAGTCGGGTTGTTGCCGTGAATAATTTCCCAATCGACCTTGGTTCCGGTGCCCATTGCCCCGCCTTTGGCTGCCGCCTCCAGTCGCGGCCACATGGCGCGTACCTCATCCGCGTCGGAATGGCGCAGATAATAGAACACTTCGGCAAAATCAGGGATCACATTGGGGGCCGACCCGCCCTCTGTAATGACATAGTGGATACGCGTATCCATGCTGGTATGCTCGCGCATCATATTGACCATCATGTTCATCGCTTCGACCCCGTCGAGCGCGCTGCGACCGCGCTCCGGCGCGCCTGCCGCATGGGCAGAGATTCCGCGGAAGCGGAACTTGGCCGAACGGTTGGCGAGGCTCTTGCGCGAAGCAGCCGAATTGCGATCCGCCGGATGCCAGTCGATCACGAAATCGGCATCGTCAAACAGCCCTGCGCGGGCCATATAGACTTTGCCCGATCCGCCTTCTTCTGCCGGAGTGCCATAGAGACGGACGCGGCCGGGCGTACCAGTAGCCTCCAGCCAGTTCTTGATGGCAATCGCTGCAGTCAGTGAGCCGGCACCGAACAGATTGTGTCCGCAGGCATGGCCGGCATGTTTCCCATCCACCGGATCACGGGTCGGTGAGGAAGACTGATTGATACCGGGCAACGCATCGAATTCGGCAAGCAGGCCAATGACCGGGCCGCCTTCACCCCATTCGGCCATGAAGGCTGTGGGAATATCGGCGACGCCTTCCTGAATAGCGAAGCCTTCGCCTTTCAATTCGGTTTTCAGCAAACCGCTCGATTTGAGTTCGAGATATCCCAGCTCGGCCCAGTCCCAAATCTGTTTGGCGACTCGCTCGGTGCGCTCCTCTTGTGCGTCGACGGCTGCAATCGGGTCCGCTTCTTGGGCAATAACGGGCGATGCTGCGAGCAACACGGTGCCAGCGATAAGGCTAAAGGCTGATTTCATAGTCCCGAGTCCCCTTTCCGTCACTCTACCCCGCACGCTGCATCACGCAAGTCTCGACCCCAACTGACATTTATGTCAGTAGCGTTTCCGATGGATCAGTTGGTACAAATCGGTGGGTCGCTATTGGCCATTCTTGTGCTCGCATGGCTGGCACACAAAATGGGTCTGGGCGGTGACGAACGGATTCGCGACGAGGATCATGCGCGCCATCTGGCCGACCAGTCCGTGAGCGGTTTTGAACCCGTTGATATCGTGATCGATAAAGCTGGCTATGGTGCCCTGATGCGCGACGATGCGGGACGTGTGCTCGTCCTGAAACGCCATGGAACACATTTTGCCGGACGGCTCATGACAGTCCGGCCCGAAGCGCGGCTGGATCAGGGATTGCTGACCATCCAGCCAGACGATCGCCCGTTTGGCGCCGTTACACTTAACCTTGGCGAACAAGCGCAGGTTTGGGCCGCGAGCCTGCGGCGGTTGGAGAAGCGCGCCGATGCCTGATTTCTCGCCAACCGAATATGCCGTGCCGGGGTTTGTTATCCTGGTCGTGCTGGAAATGCTGTGGGCCTGGAAGAAGCGTCCAGATGCCTACGAGCCCCGCGACACGCTGACTTCGCTAGCATTCGGTTTGGGCAGCACTGTTGCGGGCGCGCTTTTCGGCGGCTTTGCGATATGGGTTTTCTTCCAGACATACGAGTACCGCATTTTCGACTTTGGCGAACAATGGTGGACGGTGTGGTGGGCGTGGCCGCTTGCCTTTGTCATCGACGATCTCAAATATTACTGGGTGCACCGCGCGGGACACCGCATCCGCTGGATGTGGGCGGCACATGTGAACCACCATTCCAGCCAGCACTATAATCTTTCGACCGCGCTGCGCCAGACATGGACCGGAACTTTCACTTTCGGCCTGCTATTCGCGCTACCGTTGGTATTGCTTGGATTCCACCCGGTGATGCTGGCGACCGTCGGGGGTTTCAATCTGATCTACCAGTTCTGGATCCACACCGAAGCGATTGGGAAGATGCCGCGCTGGTTCGAAGCGGTGATGAACACACCGAGCCATCACCGCGTGCATCACGCCACCAACCCGCTCTATCTCGACCGGAACTATGCAGGTGTGTTTATCGTCTGGGACAAGATGTTCGGTACTTTCCAGCCCGAAGTCGAAAGCGAGAATATTCGCTACGGAATCGTCAAACAGCTCGGCAGCTTCAATCTGCTGTGGTCCGTGTTCCATGAGTGGATCGGGATGCTCAGCGACATCTGGCGTGCACCTTGGAAGCACAAGCTGTCCTATCTGCTGCGCGAACCCGGCTGGACGCATGATGGCAGCCGCGAGACATCCGATATGATCCGCGACCGCTGGCGCGCGCGGCAGGAACCCGATGAAGGCGAAACACTACAACAAAAACAGACCGCCTGAGAGGCAAAGAAGGTAATTTCATGCAGCAATTCGATATTATTGTCATTGGCGGCGGCAGCGCAGGCAGCGCGGCGGCGGGGCGTTTGGCCGAGGATGGAACCAAGCGCGTCTGTCTGCTCGAAGCGGGCGGTAAGAATGACAATGTCCTGGTTAAAACACCGGGCTTTATGCCGTTCCTGCTGAAGAATACGAACTACCGCTACGACACCGTTCCGCAAAAGGGATTGAATGGCCGGATCGGCTATCAACCGCGCGGGAAAGGGCTTGGTGGATCATCCGCAATCAACGCGATGGTCTATATTCGCGGCAACAAATGGGATTACGACAATTGGGCCGCGATGGGCTGTGACGGTTGGGCCTATGATGATGTCCTGCCCTATTTCAAACGCTCGGAAGGCAATGTGCGCGGCGCAGACGAGTTCCACGGCGGCGACGGCCCGCTTAGCGTTTCCGACCAAACTGCAGTCAACCCGACCAGCAAGGCATTCGTAAGCAGTGCAGAATCCTTGCAATTGCGGCGCAATGAAGATTTTAATGATGCCGAGCAGTCAGGCTTTGGCATCTACCAGGTGACCCAAAAGGACGGCGAACGCTGGTCTGCTGCGCGTGCCTATGTCGAACCGCTACGCGAGCGCGACAATCTGACGATCCTGACCGGCACTTTGGTCGAGAAACTGGTGGTGGAGAATGGCCGTGTAACTGGCGTCGCGATCAAACGCGGACGCAAGCGTGAGACAATTACTGCGACCGGCGGCGTGATCTTGTCGGCAGGCGCATTCAACTCGCCGCAGATCCTGATGCTGTCAGGCATCGGGCCTGCCGACCATCTGCGTGAGCTTGGTATCGATCTCGTGCTCGACAAACCATCGGTTGGCAGCAATCTGCAGGACCATATCGATTATGTGTCAAGCTGGGAAACCGAGTCCAAAGACCCCATCGGTGACAGTTTGGCCGGCACTTGGCGCATGGTGAAAGCCATGGTCGAGCACCGCCGTCACCGTACCGGCATTATGACCACGCCCTATGCCGAGGCAGGCGGTTTCTGGACAGTGATGCCCGATGCGCCCGCACCCGATATCCAATGGCACTTTGTACCGGCAATGCTGGAAGATCATGGGCGCGAGAAAGTGAAAGGCCACGGCTTCTCGCTCCACGCATGTGTCCTGCGCCCGGAAAGTCGGGGCACTGTTCGCCTGAATGCGAATGATGCAGCTGCCCCGCCGCGCCTTGATCCCAACTTCCTCGATGATGACCGCGACATAGCGGCCTTGCGGGCAGGAATCAGATTGTCGCACCGGATCGCAGAGACTTCGCCTTTGGCGGACTACAACCCAGTGGATCGCCATCCGGTTGATCTGAACGACGATGTGGCGCTCGACGCGCTGATCCGCAATCGCTCCGACACTGTCTATCACCCCGTCGGCACATGCCGCATGGGCGGTGACGAGGACAGTGTCGTCGATCCAACGCTGAAAGCGCGCGGTATCGAAGGCCTGTGGATTGCCGATGCCAGCATCATGCCCAAAATCGTCAGCGGAAACACCAATGCTCCGAGCATCATGATCGGTGAGCGCTGCGCGGATTTCGTGAAAGCTGCGCTGGGGTAGAGGCGTTTGTTTTGGCCCTCAGTTGACGGCATTTTTTGTTTGTTTAGCCTCAAGCGCCGGCACTCGCATTCGCTCGCTTAGGCTACCGCGCTAACCGCGCGTCGGGCAGTCGCCCTCTGGCTGCCGCGACCAAGAATGGGCGCTTATGCCTATGGCTTGGAATGGTTCGGTCAGCGACTAGCTGACCGCAAGCGCGACCGCGCGCCCGAGCTTATGCGAGGAAGCAAGCGAGGCGGATGCCTCGCGCCCGCAGGGTCTAAACAAATAACTCCCCAAAAAAAGGGCCGGAGCTTTGCAGCCCCGGCCCGTAAAGTGTTGTTCGCAGGAGGAACGTTGTGCGGCGGGAACGGGAGGGGAGAGAAAATCTCCCGATCCCGCCGTACCTGGGTGTTAGTTGTGGGCCATCAGTTGTAAGCGCGTTCGCCGTGTTCGCTGATGTCGAGACCATCGACTTCAACTTCTTCGGAGACACGCAGGCCAATGATTGTCTTGACGATCAAGCCAGCGATCAGGGTGCCGATACCGGCCCATGCTATTGTGACGAGAACGCCTTCCGTCTGGACCCAAAGTTGGGCGCCCAGAGCGGTCGAACCGTCTCCAGGGCCGCCCAGAAACGGCTGGTAAACTATGCCGGTGCCGATCGCGCCGACGATACCGCCAACGCCGTGGATGCCGAAAGCGTCAAGCGAGTCGTCGTAGCCGAATTTCGCTTTGAGCTTGGCAACTGCGAAGTAGCAGACAATCGACGACAGGATGCCGAGCAGGATCGCGCCGAATGGTCCGGAGTTACCGGCAGCCGGTGTGACTGCAACGAGGCCAGCAATAACGCCCGAGCAGAAGCCCAGCGCCGAGCCTTTGTGACCGGCCAGCTTCTCGATCACCATCCAGGTGAGCGCGCCAGCTGCAGTAGCAACGAAAGTGTTGATCATGGCAAGGCCAGCAAAGCCATCGGCTTCGAGCGCCGAACCGGCGTTGAAACCGAACCAGCCAACCCACAGCAGACCGGTACCAACCATAGTCAGTGTCATCGAGTGCGGTGGCATTGGCTCTGACGGATATCCGCGGCGTTTGCCGAGCAGATAGGCGAGCACCAGACCCGAGACACCAGCGTTGATGTGCACAACAGTGCCACCGGCAAAGTCAAGCGCGCCCGCTTTGAACAGCAGCCCGTCACCGGCCCAAACCATATGGGCAATCGGGAAATACACGATGGTCAGCCAGATCGGTACGAACATCATCACGGCGCTGAACTTCATCCGCTCAGCCGTAGCGCCCAGGATCAGTGCAGCGGTAATGGCTGCAAAGGTCATTTGGAAGCTGACGAAGACATATTCGCTGATCACTTCATCGGTGAACGTTGCAGCCGTCGTTTCCGCAGTCATACCGGAAAGGAAGTAGCTTCCGCCGCTAATGAAGTTGCCCAACATCCCTTCATAGCTGGTGGCACCGAATGCGAGAGAGAAACCCCACATTACCCAGACCAGCATCGCCAGACATGCAGTCGCGCCGATCTGTGTCATGGTGGAGAGCATGTTTTTCGAACGAGTCAGGCCGCCATAGAATAGCGTCAGACCCGGGATGATCATAAGCAACACCAGAACCGTTGCTGTCATCATCCAAGCGTTATTGCCGGGGTTGGCGACGGGCTTGGCCGCTTCGACAGCCTCTTGCGCCCAAACGGGAGTGGCGGCGGCGAGAGACGCACCAAACGCCACTGCTCCACCAGTAAATTTGCGGATCATGGAACTGTCCTTTGATTTGGAGAGGGTCATCATAGTGCCGTATCCCCCGTTTCACCGGTACGGATGCGCGTGGCATCGGCGAGGTCGAGCACGAAGATTTTGCCATCACCGATGGCTTCCGTGCTGGCGACATTTTTGATGGTTTCGACGACTTGCTCGGCAATATCGTCCCCGGCGGCAATCTCGAGCTTCACTTTGGGCAGCATATTCGTCGAGTATTCTGCACCGCGATAGATTTCTGTCTGGCCCTTTTGGCGGCCGAACCCTTTGACTTCGGAAACGGTCATTCCCGCGACGCCAATGGCGCCGAGCGCTTCGCGCACTTCGTCAAGCTTGAATGGTTTGATTATGGCTATGATGAATTTCATCGACGCCCCCTGCTAAAAATCCTGCCGGATGATCCCGACTTCGCACATGCAGCAAAAGCCGTGCCAGAATCGAAATATCCAGTCTGCAGAGGGGAAACGCGCGTAATAAAGCTGCGTTAGCCCATTGGAAGGCGCTTAATAATTAGGCGATGCCTGTAAATCGGGCAGTTCAAGTTCGGCGACGATGGGCAAATGGTCCGATGCCTGCGATGCGGTCGCGCTGTGGTGGACGTGCTGCTCGAGGCAGCCCCATTCATCCGAGGTAACAATCCGGTCCAATCGCGCAATCGGCTGGCGCGAGGGAAAGCTGCGCCCCGTATCCAGCACATGCCAGTGACGGCGGAATTCCTGCATTGCGCCGGTCTGGTTGCCCCATTGATTGAAATCGCCCATCAGCACGGTTGGACATCGAGGTTCGCAGGCATCCACATGACCGATGACCGCCTTGATCTGGTCGCGCCGCCTCAATCCGGACAGATCGAGATGCATTCCGACCACCCGGATACGCGCTCCGTCAATCTCAAGGTCACCGCGCGCTGCGCCTCGTGGCTCCAAAGTGGGTAAGTCAATTGGCTCGGCATCAAGCACTGTGAAAGTTCTGCGCACCAAAATGGCATTGCCGTGCCAGCCGATGCTTCGCGGCCGCTTGGCTACATCGAGTACCTTCCAGGGGCTGTCATCCAGCGCCGCGCGTTCCAGAACGCTGGCACGTTCGCCGACCCGGCGGTCCGCTTCCTGCAGCGCAATGATATCCGCATCCATCTCGCGTAGGACGGTGATAATCCGATCGGGATCACGCCGGCGATCGGTGCCGACCGCTTTATGGATGTTGTAGCTGGCGAATTTGAGACGCACGCGGCCCTAGTCTTCGCTCTCACCGGCAATGTAACGATCCGTTGGTCGGGCTGGCAGGCCATCGATGCTCGCCAATCGCGTGGACATCTTTGCCGCCCATTCGGAAGGGTTGGCCTGAGAATGCGCCTTCTTCAACGTCGGCCGCTCGGCCTCCATCTTCATAAAGGGCACACCCCAGCCGCAGCTCGTCTGGACACTTTCAACTGCGATATCGAAGATCTGGCGCGTGCCGGAAATAAGCGTGAAGTTCTCTGCCAGCGCATCCCATTCAGGATCTTTCGGCAAGACTGCCCGACCGGTCCCATAGATGCGCAAAATCAAGGCAGGCTGCTGGAAATTGCAGAACATGATCGTGATGCGCCCATCAGCATCGAGATGCGCGCTGGTCTCATTGCCCGATCCGCCAAGATCGAGATATCCGACCCGATCCGGCGCCAGAACACGAAACGCGTCGTACCCCTTGGGGCTGAGGTTGATCCGCGCGTCCGCAGCAGCGGTCGCAACGAAAAACATCGGCTGCGCATCGATCATCGCGATGTGCTTATCGTTCAGCGTATCAAA
This genomic window from Pontixanthobacter aestiaquae contains:
- a CDS encoding TIGR01244 family sulfur transferase, whose protein sequence is MSDFRRLSDSVLASPQIGTDDIAEAKKLGVTLIINNRPEGESPDQTEGARIEQAAREAGLDYFAIPIGQAGFGKADIEAMSGAFMQAGGQVLAYCRSGTRSTFLWSLAEASQGGDPDELTAAAAQAGYDLSPIRPMLEALAGEAS
- a CDS encoding amidohydrolase, with the translated sequence MKSAFSLIAGTVLLAASPVIAQEADPIAAVDAQEERTERVAKQIWDWAELGYLELKSSGLLKTELKGEGFAIQEGVADIPTAFMAEWGEGGPVIGLLAEFDALPGINQSSSPTRDPVDGKHAGHACGHNLFGAGSLTAAIAIKNWLEATGTPGRVRLYGTPAEEGGSGKVYMARAGLFDDADFVIDWHPADRNSAASRKSLANRSAKFRFRGISAHAAGAPERGRSALDGVEAMNMMVNMMREHTSMDTRIHYVITEGGSAPNVIPDFAEVFYYLRHSDADEVRAMWPRLEAAAKGGAMGTGTKVDWEIIHGNNPTLPVESLQLMMTDKLRQLDPIEYSAEELAWAKTIQESFGEGAPALSQAQEVQPHEVITGYGSTDVGDVSRAVPTVSLAAAAWVPGTAAHSWQAVAASGHSYGTKGTQFAAKAMTLAAIELYTNPELRTKAKAEFVEARGEDYVYESLLGDRDPPLDYRK
- a CDS encoding sterol desaturase family protein gives rise to the protein MPDFSPTEYAVPGFVILVVLEMLWAWKKRPDAYEPRDTLTSLAFGLGSTVAGALFGGFAIWVFFQTYEYRIFDFGEQWWTVWWAWPLAFVIDDLKYYWVHRAGHRIRWMWAAHVNHHSSQHYNLSTALRQTWTGTFTFGLLFALPLVLLGFHPVMLATVGGFNLIYQFWIHTEAIGKMPRWFEAVMNTPSHHRVHHATNPLYLDRNYAGVFIVWDKMFGTFQPEVESENIRYGIVKQLGSFNLLWSVFHEWIGMLSDIWRAPWKHKLSYLLREPGWTHDGSRETSDMIRDRWRARQEPDEGETLQQKQTA
- a CDS encoding GMC family oxidoreductase, which produces MQQFDIIVIGGGSAGSAAAGRLAEDGTKRVCLLEAGGKNDNVLVKTPGFMPFLLKNTNYRYDTVPQKGLNGRIGYQPRGKGLGGSSAINAMVYIRGNKWDYDNWAAMGCDGWAYDDVLPYFKRSEGNVRGADEFHGGDGPLSVSDQTAVNPTSKAFVSSAESLQLRRNEDFNDAEQSGFGIYQVTQKDGERWSAARAYVEPLRERDNLTILTGTLVEKLVVENGRVTGVAIKRGRKRETITATGGVILSAGAFNSPQILMLSGIGPADHLRELGIDLVLDKPSVGSNLQDHIDYVSSWETESKDPIGDSLAGTWRMVKAMVEHRRHRTGIMTTPYAEAGGFWTVMPDAPAPDIQWHFVPAMLEDHGREKVKGHGFSLHACVLRPESRGTVRLNANDAAAPPRLDPNFLDDDRDIAALRAGIRLSHRIAETSPLADYNPVDRHPVDLNDDVALDALIRNRSDTVYHPVGTCRMGGDEDSVVDPTLKARGIEGLWIADASIMPKIVSGNTNAPSIMIGERCADFVKAALG
- a CDS encoding ammonium transporter, yielding MIRKFTGGAVAFGASLAAATPVWAQEAVEAAKPVANPGNNAWMMTATVLVLLMIIPGLTLFYGGLTRSKNMLSTMTQIGATACLAMLVWVMWGFSLAFGATSYEGMLGNFISGGSYFLSGMTAETTAATFTDEVISEYVFVSFQMTFAAITAALILGATAERMKFSAVMMFVPIWLTIVYFPIAHMVWAGDGLLFKAGALDFAGGTVVHINAGVSGLVLAYLLGKRRGYPSEPMPPHSMTLTMVGTGLLWVGWFGFNAGSALEADGFAGLAMINTFVATAAGALTWMVIEKLAGHKGSALGFCSGVIAGLVAVTPAAGNSGPFGAILLGILSSIVCYFAVAKLKAKFGYDDSLDAFGIHGVGGIVGAIGTGIVYQPFLGGPGDGSTALGAQLWVQTEGVLVTIAWAGIGTLIAGLIVKTIIGLRVSEEVEVDGLDISEHGERAYN
- a CDS encoding P-II family nitrogen regulator, producing the protein MKFIIAIIKPFKLDEVREALGAIGVAGMTVSEVKGFGRQKGQTEIYRGAEYSTNMLPKVKLEIAAGDDIAEQVVETIKNVASTEAIGDGKIFVLDLADATRIRTGETGDTAL
- a CDS encoding endonuclease/exonuclease/phosphatase family protein — encoded protein: MRLKFASYNIHKAVGTDRRRDPDRIITVLREMDADIIALQEADRRVGERASVLERAALDDSPWKVLDVAKRPRSIGWHGNAILVRRTFTVLDAEPIDLPTLEPRGAARGDLEIDGARIRVVGMHLDLSGLRRRDQIKAVIGHVDACEPRCPTVLMGDFNQWGNQTGAMQEFRRHWHVLDTGRSFPSRQPIARLDRIVTSDEWGCLEQHVHHSATASQASDHLPIVAELELPDLQASPNY
- a CDS encoding pyridoxamine 5'-phosphate oxidase family protein, with product MAEFFDTLNDKHIAMIDAQPMFFVATAAADARINLSPKGYDAFRVLAPDRVGYLDLGGSGNETSAHLDADGRITIMFCNFQQPALILRIYGTGRAVLPKDPEWDALAENFTLISGTRQIFDIAVESVQTSCGWGVPFMKMEAERPTLKKAHSQANPSEWAAKMSTRLASIDGLPARPTDRYIAGESED